The following proteins come from a genomic window of Aptenodytes patagonicus chromosome W, bAptPat1.pri.cur, whole genome shotgun sequence:
- the LOC143171918 gene encoding phorbol-12-myristate-13-acetate-induced protein 1-like → MMPGRILRKAAPPAAPAEREVVAEYALQLRRIGDKWDLRQKILNLLTKLFCPET, encoded by the exons ATGATGCCCGGCAGGATCCTGCGCaaggccgcgccgcccgccgctcccgcaG AACGGGAGGTGGTGGCGGAGTACGCCCTGCAGCTGCGCAGGATAGGCGACAAGTGGGACCTGCGGCAGAAGATCTTGAACCTCCTAACAAAGCTATTCTGCCCGGAAACGTGA